In Fusobacterium massiliense, a single window of DNA contains:
- a CDS encoding tRNA1(Val) (adenine(37)-N6)-methyltransferase gives MNNNLESVIPLLNKKLKIIQRSDYFNFSIDSLLVSEFVSIKKDTKNIIDLGTGNAVIPLFLSKKTSAKIFGMEIQKISFELAQRNININNLNEQIYIIYDDMKNYKKYFLNGSFDIVVSNPPFFKFNGNKELLNDLEQLSIARHEIEITLEELIQTASLLVKDRGYFYLVHRADRLTEIISALQKFNFEAKKIKFCYTTENKNAKIVLIEAIKSGKAGLTILPPLVINKNNGEYTEEVLEMFK, from the coding sequence ATGAACAACAATCTTGAGAGTGTTATTCCTCTTTTAAATAAAAAATTAAAAATTATACAAAGGAGTGATTATTTTAACTTTTCTATTGATTCACTACTTGTTTCTGAGTTTGTATCTATAAAAAAAGATACAAAAAATATCATAGATTTAGGAACAGGTAATGCTGTTATACCCCTTTTTTTATCTAAAAAAACTTCAGCAAAGATATTTGGTATGGAAATACAAAAAATATCTTTTGAACTTGCTCAGAGAAATATTAACATTAATAATTTAAATGAACAAATATATATAATATATGATGATATGAAAAATTATAAAAAATATTTCTTAAATGGTAGCTTTGACATTGTAGTTTCAAATCCACCATTTTTTAAATTTAATGGAAATAAAGAATTATTAAATGATTTAGAACAATTAAGTATTGCACGACACGAAATAGAGATTACTTTAGAAGAATTAATACAAACTGCTTCTCTTTTAGTAAAAGATAGAGGATATTTTTATCTTGTTCATCGTGCTGATAGATTAACTGAAATTATTTCTGCTTTACAAAAATTCAATTTTGAAGCAAAGAAAATAAAATTTTGTTATACAACCGAAAATAAAAATGCTAAAATTGTTCTTATTGAAGCTATTAAAAGTGGTAAAGCTGGTTTAACTATTTTACCACCATTAGTTATTAATAAGAATAATGGAGAATATACCGAAGAAGTATTGGAAATGTTTAAATAG
- a CDS encoding EndoU domain-containing protein, translated as MDIKSKKNGITPQETTLFPEYWTPNRIKVEVDFAYKNKTISHSKPNVWKGTTPSGIEVRGFLYPNTTVYPLQ; from the coding sequence ATGGATATTAAAAGTAAAAAAAATGGGATAACACCACAAGAAACGACATTATTTCCAGAATATTGGACACCAAATAGAATAAAAGTAGAAGTAGATTTTGCTTATAAAAATAAGACTATCTCACACTCTAAGCCTAATGTATGGAAAGGAACTACTCCATCAGGAATCGAAGTAAGAGGATTTCTATATCCTAATACAACAGTTTACCCTTTACAATAA
- a CDS encoding threonine/serine exporter family protein, with translation MEYDVYVMKILTTANLIGKILLTSGAETYRVEETISLVCKRFGLKSESFVTMTCVLTSAKKSNGEIITEVNRIYTISNNLDKIDRIHKIILNINNYTLETLQKEINILQTQTIYKNRTILISYSLAAAFFAPLFGGDFYDAIIAALGGVIVFYMTKFANILKVNNFFINTLGGFLITIFSILATKIGFLTSPSYSAIGILMLLVPGLALTNAIRDLINGDLIAGTSRTMEACLVGSALAIGTGFALFTMSKIS, from the coding sequence ATGGAATATGATGTTTATGTCATGAAAATATTAACAACAGCAAATTTGATTGGAAAAATTTTACTTACAAGTGGTGCTGAAACATATAGAGTTGAAGAAACTATATCTTTAGTTTGTAAAAGATTTGGTTTAAAATCTGAGTCTTTTGTTACTATGACTTGTGTTTTAACTTCTGCTAAAAAATCTAACGGAGAAATCATTACAGAAGTTAATAGAATTTACACAATATCTAACAACCTTGATAAAATAGATAGGATTCATAAAATAATTTTAAATATTAATAATTACACTTTAGAAACCTTACAAAAAGAGATAAATATATTACAAACACAGACTATTTATAAAAATAGAACTATATTGATTTCTTATTCATTAGCCGCAGCTTTTTTTGCTCCACTTTTTGGTGGTGATTTTTATGATGCTATAATTGCTGCATTAGGTGGAGTTATTGTTTTCTATATGACAAAATTTGCTAATATATTAAAAGTTAATAACTTTTTTATAAATACATTAGGTGGCTTTCTTATAACCATATTTTCAATTTTAGCTACAAAAATAGGCTTTTTAACATCTCCTTCTTATTCTGCAATAGGAATACTTATGCTTTTAGTGCCTGGTCTAGCTTTAACAAATGCCATAAGAGACTTGATTAATGGTGATTTAATAGCTGGAACATCTCGAACTATGGAAGCCTGTCTTGTTGGTTCAGCTCTAGCTATAGGTACTGGTTTTGCTTTATTTACTATGTCTAAAATTTCTTAG
- a CDS encoding threonine/serine exporter family protein, producing the protein MLYLQVLYAFFSTVFFAIIFNLTGRKILYSSINGALGWFTHLFFFYELKYTKTASYLIAAIVITIFAEAVAKKEKNTVTSTLIPALIPLVPGGGIYYTMSNFVENNLVQAFAKGKETLFLTVALSVGIFLVSTFSQIFYRTLKYSKVIKKYPYLKNKNKVS; encoded by the coding sequence ATGTTATATTTACAAGTTTTATATGCTTTTTTCTCAACAGTATTTTTTGCAATAATTTTTAATTTAACTGGTAGGAAAATTTTATATAGCAGTATCAACGGTGCTTTAGGTTGGTTTACCCATCTTTTTTTCTTCTATGAATTAAAGTATACAAAAACTGCTTCATATCTTATTGCAGCTATTGTTATAACAATTTTTGCAGAAGCAGTTGCAAAAAAGGAAAAAAATACTGTAACTTCCACTTTAATTCCAGCATTAATACCCTTAGTTCCTGGTGGTGGAATATATTATACGATGTCTAATTTTGTTGAAAATAATCTTGTTCAGGCTTTTGCCAAAGGAAAAGAAACATTATTTTTAACTGTTGCTTTAAGTGTTGGAATATTTTTAGTTTCAACTTTTTCTCAAATTTTCTACAGAACTTTAAAATATAGTAAAGTTATAAAAAAATATCCTTATTTAAAAAATAAAAATAAAGTCTCTTAA
- a CDS encoding DUF5376 family protein, with the protein MKFKFCYEKILKKTVHEKIDLICAPINKTQNEIIIGCYIDDISNFESNLTEICGELDKRKSSGLDGQVWGADFLKDKVHIYWVFDPDNEEGKAEISRKGMLKLMKKWIEFRKKKIPENYEEYEEIIEVD; encoded by the coding sequence ATGAAGTTTAAATTCTGTTATGAAAAAATTTTAAAAAAAACTGTACATGAAAAAATTGATTTAATTTGTGCTCCTATTAATAAAACACAAAATGAAATTATTATAGGATGTTATATAGATGATATTAGTAATTTTGAAAGTAATTTAACTGAAATATGTGGAGAGTTAGATAAAAGAAAATCTTCAGGATTAGATGGTCAAGTATGGGGAGCAGATTTTCTTAAAGATAAGGTTCATATTTATTGGGTGTTTGATCCAGATAATGAGGAGGGAAAAGCAGAAATATCAAGAAAAGGTATGTTAAAATTAATGAAAAAATGGATAGAATTTAGAAAGAAAAAAATTCCAGAAAATTATGAAGAATATGAAGAAATAATAGAAGTAGATTAA
- a CDS encoding acyl-CoA dehydrogenase, producing the protein MEFNVPKTHELFRQMIREFVEKEVKPIAAEVDEEERFPVETVEKMAKIGIMGIPIPKQYGGAGGDYLMYAMAVEELSRACGTTGVIVSAHTSLGTWPILKFGNEKQKQKYLPKMASGEWIGAFGLTEPNAGTDAAGQQTMAVQDPETGEWILNGSKIFITNAGYANVYVVFAMTDKSKGLKGISAFIVEANTPGFSIGKKEKKLGIRGSATCELIFENCRIPKENLLGDKGKGFKIAMMTLDGGRIGIASQALGIAQGALDEAIGYAKERKQFGRTLAQFQNTQFQIANLDVKVEASRLLVYKAAFRETNGLPYSVDAARAKLFAAETAMEVTTKAVQIFGGYGYTREYPVERMMRDAKITEIYEGTSEVQRMVIAANIIK; encoded by the coding sequence ATGGAATTTAATGTACCTAAAACACATGAACTTTTTAGACAAATGATTAGAGAATTTGTTGAAAAAGAAGTAAAACCTATTGCTGCGGAGGTAGATGAAGAAGAAAGATTTCCAGTTGAAACTGTTGAAAAAATGGCTAAAATTGGAATAATGGGAATCCCTATACCTAAACAATATGGAGGTGCTGGAGGAGATTACTTAATGTATGCTATGGCTGTTGAAGAATTATCAAGAGCTTGTGGAACTACTGGAGTTATTGTATCTGCACATACATCATTAGGAACTTGGCCAATCTTAAAATTTGGTAATGAAAAACAAAAACAAAAATACTTACCAAAAATGGCTAGTGGAGAATGGATAGGAGCATTCGGACTTACAGAACCAAATGCTGGAACTGATGCTGCTGGACAACAAACTATGGCTGTTCAAGATCCTGAAACTGGAGAATGGATTTTAAATGGTTCTAAAATATTTATAACAAATGCTGGGTATGCTAATGTATATGTAGTATTTGCAATGACAGATAAATCTAAAGGATTAAAAGGTATATCAGCTTTCATAGTTGAAGCAAATACACCTGGTTTCTCTATTGGTAAAAAAGAAAAGAAACTTGGAATCAGAGGTTCTGCAACTTGTGAATTGATATTTGAAAACTGTAGAATACCTAAAGAAAACTTATTAGGTGACAAAGGTAAAGGATTTAAAATTGCTATGATGACTCTTGATGGAGGAAGAATAGGAATTGCTTCTCAAGCATTAGGAATAGCTCAAGGAGCTTTAGATGAAGCTATAGGATATGCAAAAGAAAGAAAACAATTTGGAAGAACATTAGCTCAATTCCAAAATACTCAATTCCAAATAGCTAATCTTGATGTAAAAGTAGAAGCTTCAAGATTATTAGTATATAAAGCTGCATTCAGAGAAACAAATGGATTACCATATTCAGTAGATGCTGCAAGAGCTAAATTATTTGCTGCAGAAACAGCTATGGAAGTTACAACTAAAGCTGTTCAAATATTCGGTGGATATGGATACACAAGAGAATATCCAGTTGAAAGAATGATGAGAGATGCTAAGATTACAGAAATTTATGAAGGAACTTCAGAAGTTCAAAGAATGGTAATAGCAGCTAATATTATAAAATAA